One genomic region from Conexibacter woesei DSM 14684 encodes:
- a CDS encoding winged helix DNA-binding domain-containing protein → MKAVHARRLVRHGLAEPVAAARLAEQVGTICGAHAQVLSAAELSVGLRVDGATQATVRAALWEERSLVKTFGPRGTVHLLPTRELPLWTAALAAVPPLGAGHAPGVRMTAEQTDAVVAAIADALADAELTVDELTDAVVQRAGAWAGDLVMPAFQGMWPRWRQAIPTAAHRGALCFGHGRGRKVTYTNPHRWLPGFEPEPADAALAELLRRYLHAYGPATPQQFARWLSAPPRWAAELFAARAGALEEVALDGVPSWVNAGDTAFPQEPSRGVRLLPYFDAYAVGCHPRAALFPGRAAERALAGSQAGNFPVLLVDGVVAGVWHLRRSGRRVAITVEPLRALGAARRRLLEEQVERVGAFFGGGAELKVGTVNVGAHA, encoded by the coding sequence ATGAAGGCCGTCCACGCGCGGCGCCTCGTCCGTCACGGGCTCGCCGAGCCGGTCGCCGCCGCGCGGCTGGCCGAGCAGGTCGGGACGATCTGCGGCGCGCACGCACAGGTGCTGTCCGCCGCCGAGTTGTCGGTCGGCCTGCGCGTCGACGGCGCGACGCAGGCGACGGTGCGCGCGGCGCTGTGGGAGGAGCGCAGCCTCGTCAAGACGTTCGGTCCGCGCGGGACCGTGCATCTGCTGCCGACGCGCGAGCTGCCGCTGTGGACGGCGGCGCTCGCGGCGGTGCCGCCGCTGGGCGCCGGCCACGCGCCCGGCGTGCGGATGACCGCGGAGCAGACTGACGCGGTCGTCGCGGCGATCGCGGACGCGCTCGCCGACGCCGAGCTGACGGTCGACGAGCTGACCGACGCCGTCGTGCAGCGCGCCGGCGCGTGGGCCGGCGACCTCGTCATGCCCGCGTTCCAGGGGATGTGGCCGCGCTGGCGGCAGGCGATCCCGACCGCGGCCCACCGCGGCGCGCTGTGCTTCGGCCACGGCCGAGGGCGCAAGGTCACCTACACGAACCCCCACCGTTGGCTGCCCGGCTTCGAGCCCGAGCCGGCTGACGCGGCGCTCGCCGAGCTGCTGCGCCGCTACCTGCACGCGTACGGGCCGGCGACGCCGCAGCAGTTCGCGAGATGGCTGAGCGCTCCGCCGCGCTGGGCCGCGGAGCTGTTCGCCGCGCGCGCCGGCGCGCTGGAGGAGGTCGCGCTCGACGGCGTGCCGTCGTGGGTCAACGCCGGCGACACGGCGTTCCCGCAGGAGCCCTCGCGCGGCGTGCGGCTGCTGCCGTACTTCGACGCCTACGCCGTCGGCTGCCACCCGCGCGCCGCGCTGTTCCCGGGACGAGCGGCGGAGCGCGCGCTCGCAGGCAGCCAGGCGGGCAACTTCCCCGTCCTGCTCGTGGACGGGGTCGTGGCGGGCGTCTGGCACCTGCGCCGCTCCGGCCGCCGCGTCGCGATCACGGTTGAGCCGCTGCGCGCGCTCGGCGCTGCGCGGCGCCGCCTGCTGGAGGAGCAGGTCGAGCGGGTTGGCGCGTTCTTCGGCGGCGGCGCGGAGCTGAAGGTCGGGACGGTGAACGTCGGCGCCCACGCCTGA
- a CDS encoding MarR family winged helix-turn-helix transcriptional regulator has product MDAEPTQGPMVLLTRLSRQVYRLTTEARLGMRMKHFVLLNHVRDHPVTQKALTDALCMDANNLVLLLNEVEGLGYVERRRDPADRRRHVVEITAAGRRALRRGERGMESVEDDVLGALDAEQRSELTLLLARALADDAA; this is encoded by the coding sequence ATGGACGCTGAGCCGACGCAGGGACCGATGGTCCTGTTGACCCGCCTCTCGCGCCAGGTGTACAGACTCACCACCGAGGCGCGGCTCGGCATGCGCATGAAGCACTTCGTCCTGCTCAACCACGTGCGCGACCACCCGGTCACGCAGAAGGCGCTGACCGACGCGCTCTGCATGGACGCCAACAACCTCGTGCTGCTGCTCAACGAGGTCGAGGGGCTCGGCTACGTCGAGCGCCGCCGCGATCCCGCCGACCGCCGCCGCCACGTCGTCGAGATCACGGCCGCGGGCCGCCGCGCGCTGCGCAGAGGCGAGCGCGGGATGGAGAGCGTCGAGGACGACGTGCTCGGCGCGCTCGACGCCGAGCAGCGGTCCGAGCTGACCCTCCTGCTCGCCCGCGCGCTCGCCGACGACGCCGCCTAG
- a CDS encoding MFS transporter, with the protein MESPTLPLPPSAAERRERRRWMALVVLCFAQLMNALDATIVNVALPTIQADLGFSQAGLTWVVNGYLITFGSFLLMAGRLGDLVGRKRVFLAGLLLFTAASVLCALAQDPALLIAARFLQGLGAAVSASVTIALIVIEFPGPDDRAKAMSVYMFVAVGGGSIGLLLGGALTEAISWHWIFLINVPIGLLTLVAGRALIDDDEGIGLRGGVDVLGSLLVTLALMVGIYAIVTSGEHGWGSARTLGLGAAAIALLAAFLAYEARVANPIMPLRILRLGGLMASSAVRVLLVCGMYAAFFVGALYLQNVLGYDALGTGLAFLPMTVVVGALSLGVTARLMGRFGPQRMTVAGLLAAGAGLALFATVGEQTSYFPHVFAAFALVGLGAGTAFLPLLTIAVAQAPRADAGLVSGIVNVSTQISGAVGVALLGAVSAARTDGLAADGRAPLDALLGGYRLAFVVAAGCVAAGVVVALLVLRPPQH; encoded by the coding sequence ATGGAGAGTCCTACTTTGCCGCTGCCGCCCAGCGCCGCCGAGCGGCGCGAGCGCCGCCGTTGGATGGCGCTCGTCGTCCTCTGCTTCGCGCAGCTGATGAACGCGCTCGACGCGACGATCGTCAACGTCGCGCTGCCGACGATCCAGGCCGACCTCGGCTTCTCGCAGGCCGGCCTCACGTGGGTCGTCAACGGCTACCTGATCACGTTCGGCAGCTTCCTGCTGATGGCCGGCCGGCTCGGCGACCTCGTCGGCCGCAAACGCGTCTTCCTCGCGGGTCTGCTGCTCTTCACGGCCGCCTCCGTGCTGTGCGCGCTGGCACAGGACCCGGCGCTGCTGATCGCGGCCCGCTTCCTCCAGGGGCTCGGTGCAGCGGTGTCGGCGTCGGTCACGATCGCGCTGATCGTGATCGAGTTCCCCGGCCCGGACGACCGCGCGAAGGCGATGAGCGTCTACATGTTCGTCGCGGTCGGCGGCGGCTCGATCGGGCTGCTGCTCGGCGGCGCGTTGACGGAGGCGATCAGCTGGCACTGGATCTTCCTGATCAACGTCCCGATCGGCCTGCTGACGCTCGTCGCGGGCAGGGCGCTGATCGACGACGACGAGGGGATCGGGCTGCGCGGCGGGGTGGACGTGCTCGGCTCGCTGCTGGTGACGCTCGCGCTGATGGTCGGCATCTACGCGATCGTCACGTCCGGCGAGCACGGCTGGGGCTCGGCGCGGACGCTCGGCCTCGGAGCCGCGGCGATCGCGCTGCTGGCGGCCTTTCTCGCCTACGAGGCGCGCGTCGCCAACCCGATCATGCCGCTGCGGATCCTGCGGCTCGGCGGGCTGATGGCGTCGAGCGCGGTGCGCGTGCTGCTCGTCTGCGGCATGTACGCCGCCTTCTTCGTCGGCGCGCTCTACCTCCAGAACGTGCTCGGCTACGACGCGCTCGGCACCGGGCTCGCGTTCCTGCCGATGACCGTCGTCGTCGGCGCGCTGTCGCTCGGCGTCACGGCACGGTTGATGGGGCGCTTCGGGCCGCAGCGGATGACGGTCGCCGGCCTGCTGGCGGCCGGCGCCGGGCTCGCCCTGTTCGCCACCGTCGGGGAGCAGACGAGCTACTTCCCGCACGTCTTCGCCGCCTTCGCGCTCGTCGGCCTCGGCGCTGGGACCGCCTTCCTGCCGCTGCTGACGATCGCGGTCGCGCAGGCGCCGAGAGCCGACGCCGGCCTCGTCTCCGGCATCGTCAACGTCTCGACGCAGATCTCCGGCGCGGTCGGGGTCGCGCTGCTCGGCGCGGTCTCGGCTGCGCGCACGGACGGGCTCGCGGCCGACGGCCGCGCTCCGCTCGACGCGCTGCTCGGCGGCTACCGCCTCGCCTTCGTCGTCGCGGCCGGCTGCGTCGCCGCCGGCGTCGTCGTCGCGCTGCTGGTGCTGCGGCCGCCGCAGCACTGA
- a CDS encoding winged helix-turn-helix domain-containing protein yields MASANGAGGRLSAAAARRIALAAQGFADPRPRGRVDARHLRRVLERVGILQLDSVNVFSRTHYMPLFSRIGPYPRETLDRLTAHTAGPIRRELFEYWAHEASLVPVELQPFLRWRMARADADAWGGMRRIAQEHPHLVEEVLELVREQGPIRANDTSAAERARRRPGEMWNWHEGKVALEYLFWSGQVTAARRVNFERRYDLPERVLPAEVVGTPTPTVEEAQRELLRVSARAHGVATEPDLGDYFRLPRAESKARVAELVQAGELLPVTVEGWDAPAYLWPAAKRPRRVAARALLSPFDSLIWFRPRTERIFGFRYRIEIYTPAEKRVHGYYVLPFLLGEELVARVDLKSDRQAGVLRVQGAYAEPDVAAEPARVAAELAAELRSVAGWLGLERGVEVAGRGDLAPALSAALRE; encoded by the coding sequence ATGGCGAGCGCGAACGGAGCGGGCGGCAGACTGAGCGCGGCGGCGGCGCGGCGGATCGCGTTGGCGGCGCAGGGGTTCGCGGATCCGCGGCCGCGCGGCCGCGTCGACGCGCGCCACCTGCGGCGGGTGCTGGAGCGGGTCGGGATCCTCCAGCTCGACTCCGTCAACGTCTTCTCGCGCACCCACTACATGCCGCTGTTCTCGCGCATTGGGCCGTACCCGCGCGAGACGCTCGACCGCCTCACCGCGCACACCGCCGGCCCGATCAGGCGGGAGCTGTTCGAGTACTGGGCGCACGAGGCGTCGCTCGTGCCGGTCGAGCTGCAGCCGTTCCTGCGCTGGCGGATGGCGCGCGCCGACGCCGACGCGTGGGGCGGGATGCGGCGGATCGCGCAGGAGCACCCGCACCTCGTCGAGGAGGTGCTGGAGCTGGTGCGCGAGCAGGGGCCGATCCGCGCGAACGACACGAGCGCCGCGGAGCGCGCGAGACGGCGGCCGGGCGAGATGTGGAACTGGCACGAGGGCAAGGTCGCGCTGGAGTACCTCTTCTGGTCCGGTCAGGTGACCGCCGCGCGGCGGGTCAACTTCGAGCGCCGCTACGACCTGCCCGAGCGGGTGCTGCCGGCGGAGGTCGTCGGGACGCCGACGCCGACCGTCGAGGAGGCGCAGCGGGAGCTGCTGCGCGTCTCCGCGCGTGCCCACGGCGTCGCGACCGAGCCCGACCTCGGCGACTACTTCCGCCTCCCGCGCGCGGAGTCGAAGGCGCGAGTGGCGGAGCTGGTGCAGGCCGGCGAGCTGCTGCCCGTGACCGTCGAGGGCTGGGACGCGCCGGCGTACCTGTGGCCGGCGGCGAAGCGGCCGCGCCGCGTTGCCGCTCGCGCGCTGCTGAGCCCGTTCGACTCGCTCATATGGTTCCGCCCGCGGACCGAGCGGATCTTCGGCTTCCGCTACCGGATCGAGATCTACACGCCGGCCGAGAAGCGCGTCCACGGCTACTACGTGCTGCCGTTTCTGCTCGGCGAGGAGCTGGTCGCGCGCGTCGACCTGAAGTCCGACCGCCAGGCCGGAGTGCTGCGCGTGCAGGGCGCCTACGCGGAGCCGGACGTCGCCGCCGAGCCCGCGCGCGTCGCCGCGGAGCTGGCCGCGGAGCTGCGCTCGGTCGCCGGCTGGCTCGGGCTCGAGCGCGGGGTGGAGGTCGCCGGCAGAGGCGACCTCGCGCCGGCGCTCAGCGCCGCGCTGCGGGAGTAG
- the narI gene encoding respiratory nitrate reductase subunit gamma, with the protein MSDGAGVFWWVILPYVAITVFVVGHVWRYRTDQFGWTSRSTQLFERRLLGIGAPLFHYGALAAIGGHVIGILIPESFTESLGISESAYKDFSTGAGTLAALATLIGFGLLLYRRTTVKRVRRTTTRVDMLTYGLLTALIVLGSFQTIGINLIGSGYNYREDVAPWFRGVLRLNPDPDLMRGVDASYQVHAVLAWGLYMLWPFSRLVHAWSVPIQYLGRPAILYRSRYGGALPVFAGGAAAGGAVGAGGPGPVRRVLDALPPASGGAVMGTGIVSVALALDRRTELSEALMWIALGMWVALALLLAARFLFHRARFLAEAAIPASLTGVAGTCVLGARLTVYGWEWAGIALLAIGGLFLLALFGPVLQHWRRPTVGASFLLTVSIQSVAVLSATLAVAEDRRGLVVLAAVLLVVGIAFYLWVLRDFDLRQLLVGKGDHWIAGGAVAISALAAGRVVQAIDSTGALRDLRAVLDAVAVVLIVAELIWLPLLIAGEIARPRLHFSALRWATVFPVGMYAASSFTVGAVGGHAWMTDFADVWIWVAVAVWAVVAVGTVARGAALLSGRAEQAAPTSAPPRSAPPPAARA; encoded by the coding sequence GTGAGCGACGGGGCGGGCGTCTTCTGGTGGGTGATCCTGCCGTACGTCGCGATCACCGTCTTCGTCGTCGGGCACGTCTGGCGCTACCGGACCGACCAGTTCGGCTGGACCTCGCGCTCGACCCAGCTGTTCGAGCGCAGACTGCTCGGGATCGGCGCGCCGCTGTTCCACTACGGCGCGCTCGCCGCGATCGGCGGCCACGTGATCGGGATCCTGATCCCCGAGTCGTTCACCGAGTCGCTCGGCATCTCCGAGAGCGCCTACAAGGACTTCTCGACCGGCGCCGGCACGCTCGCCGCGCTCGCGACGCTGATCGGCTTCGGCCTGCTGCTCTACCGCCGCACGACGGTCAAGCGCGTGCGGCGGACGACGACGCGGGTCGACATGCTGACGTACGGCCTGCTGACCGCGCTGATCGTGCTCGGCAGCTTCCAGACGATCGGGATCAACCTGATCGGCAGCGGCTACAACTACCGCGAGGACGTCGCGCCGTGGTTCCGCGGCGTGCTGCGGCTCAACCCCGACCCGGACTTGATGCGCGGCGTCGACGCGAGCTACCAGGTGCACGCCGTGCTCGCGTGGGGGCTCTACATGCTGTGGCCGTTCAGCCGGCTCGTGCACGCGTGGAGCGTGCCGATCCAGTACCTCGGCCGCCCCGCGATCCTCTACCGCAGCCGCTACGGCGGCGCGCTGCCGGTGTTCGCGGGCGGCGCCGCTGCGGGCGGCGCGGTGGGCGCGGGCGGGCCGGGGCCTGTGCGGCGCGTCCTCGACGCGCTCCCGCCGGCTTCCGGCGGCGCGGTGATGGGGACCGGGATCGTCTCCGTCGCGCTCGCGCTCGACAGACGCACCGAGCTGTCCGAGGCGCTGATGTGGATCGCGCTCGGGATGTGGGTCGCGCTCGCGCTGCTGCTCGCCGCGCGCTTCCTCTTCCACCGCGCGCGCTTCCTCGCCGAGGCGGCGATACCAGCGTCGCTGACGGGCGTCGCCGGCACCTGCGTGCTCGGCGCGCGGCTGACCGTCTACGGCTGGGAGTGGGCAGGGATCGCGCTGCTCGCGATCGGCGGGCTGTTCCTGCTCGCGCTGTTCGGCCCGGTGTTGCAGCACTGGAGACGCCCGACCGTCGGCGCGAGCTTCCTGCTGACCGTGTCGATCCAGTCGGTCGCCGTGCTGAGCGCGACGCTCGCCGTCGCCGAGGACCGCCGCGGGCTCGTCGTGCTGGCGGCCGTGCTGCTCGTCGTGGGGATCGCCTTCTACCTGTGGGTGCTGCGCGACTTCGACCTCAGACAGCTGCTCGTCGGCAAGGGCGACCACTGGATCGCGGGCGGCGCGGTCGCGATCAGCGCGCTCGCCGCCGGCAGAGTCGTGCAGGCGATCGACAGCACCGGCGCGCTGCGCGACCTGCGCGCGGTCCTCGACGCGGTCGCCGTCGTGCTGATCGTCGCCGAGCTGATCTGGCTGCCGCTGCTGATCGCAGGCGAGATCGCGCGTCCGCGCCTGCACTTCAGCGCGCTGCGCTGGGCGACCGTCTTCCCCGTCGGGATGTACGCCGCCTCCAGCTTCACGGTCGGCGCCGTCGGCGGGCACGCCTGGATGACCGACTTCGCCGACGTCTGGATCTGGGTCGCCGTCGCGGTCTGGGCGGTCGTCGCGGTCGGGACGGTCGCGCGCGGCGCGGCGCTGCTGAGCGGCCGCGCCGAGCAGGCCGCTCCGACATCCGCGCCGCCGCGCTCGGCGCCGCCGCCGGCGGCGCGCGCCTGA
- the narJ gene encoding nitrate reductase molybdenum cofactor assembly chaperone, with translation MRRFAGRPAADPRAFAVASWLLRYPGERLLAGRPELAREAAALRDRRVREPLARFAAAFAAEPSGRALAERWIATFETRRRTSLYLTYYTHGDTRGRGMALLRLRKLYRAGGMPMEHSELPDFLPAMLEFAGSAPDGWGEALLREHRPGIELLRIALREQRSPYADVVDAVAVALGAPGEGDRAHLEKLLRDGPPSEQVGVEPFAPPEVMPRAEAPR, from the coding sequence GTGAGGCGCTTCGCCGGCCGCCCCGCCGCCGACCCGCGCGCGTTCGCGGTCGCCTCGTGGCTGCTGCGCTACCCGGGCGAGCGGCTGCTCGCCGGCCGGCCCGAGCTGGCGCGCGAGGCCGCCGCGCTGCGCGACCGCCGCGTGCGCGAGCCGCTGGCGCGCTTCGCGGCGGCGTTCGCCGCCGAGCCGAGCGGGCGCGCGCTCGCCGAGCGCTGGATCGCGACGTTCGAGACGCGCAGACGCACGAGCCTCTACCTGACCTACTACACGCACGGCGACACGCGCGGCCGCGGGATGGCGCTGCTGCGGCTGCGCAAGCTCTACCGCGCCGGCGGCATGCCGATGGAGCACAGCGAGCTGCCCGACTTCCTGCCGGCGATGCTGGAGTTCGCCGGCAGCGCGCCCGACGGCTGGGGCGAGGCGCTGCTGCGCGAGCACCGGCCGGGGATCGAGCTGCTGCGGATCGCGCTGCGCGAGCAGCGCAGCCCGTACGCCGACGTCGTCGACGCGGTCGCCGTCGCGCTCGGCGCGCCCGGCGAGGGCGACCGCGCGCACCTGGAGAAGCTGCTGCGCGACGGCCCGCCGAGCGAGCAGGTCGGCGTCGAGCCGTTCGCACCGCCCGAGGTGATGCCGCGCGCGGAGGCGCCGCGGTGA
- the narH gene encoding nitrate reductase subunit beta — MHVKAQMGMVMNLDKCIGCHTCSVTCKQVWTNRPGTEYVWFNNVETKPGVGYPQRWADQERWNGGWTLDRKGRLKLKAGGQAKKLLRIFANPDMPEIDDYYEPWTYDFGSLIDAPLSDVDPVATPMSQLTGDRLAPRWGPNWDDGLAGGPGHAESDPHLQGLQEQVKMEYEQAFYFFLPRICEHCMNPSCVASCPSGAMYKREEDGIVLVDQERCRGWRYCVSGCPYKKVYFNHGTGKAEKCTLCYPRIEQGQPTICSETCVGRIRYLGLVLYDADRVEEAASVADERELLHAQRAIMLDPDDPEVRAQARRDGIPEDWLDAASRSPVYTLAIRHGVALPLHPEYRTLPMVWYVPPLSPIVNTLETDGFEADPDDVFPAIDHMRIPTAYLANLLAAGDTEVVRDVLHRLAAMRAYMRKRDVLGSAEESIAEAVGMTGADLEELYRLLAIAKYHDRYVIPLAHTEIAAALTEQQGTCGLDFAGGPGNCGATTAAADPEETPMDRFMLSVTKVDGARGATP; from the coding sequence ATGCACGTCAAGGCCCAGATGGGCATGGTGATGAACCTCGACAAGTGCATCGGCTGCCACACCTGCTCGGTCACGTGCAAGCAGGTGTGGACGAACCGGCCCGGCACCGAGTACGTCTGGTTCAACAACGTCGAGACGAAGCCCGGCGTCGGCTACCCGCAGCGGTGGGCCGACCAGGAGCGCTGGAACGGCGGCTGGACGCTCGACCGCAAGGGCCGGCTGAAGCTGAAGGCGGGCGGGCAGGCGAAGAAGCTGCTGCGGATCTTCGCCAACCCCGACATGCCGGAGATCGACGACTACTACGAGCCGTGGACCTACGACTTCGGCTCGCTGATCGACGCGCCGCTGTCCGACGTCGACCCGGTCGCGACGCCGATGTCGCAGCTGACCGGCGACAGACTCGCGCCGAGATGGGGGCCGAACTGGGACGACGGGCTCGCCGGCGGCCCCGGCCACGCCGAGAGCGACCCGCACCTGCAGGGGCTCCAGGAGCAGGTGAAGATGGAGTACGAGCAGGCGTTCTACTTCTTCCTGCCGCGCATCTGCGAGCACTGCATGAATCCGTCGTGCGTCGCCTCCTGCCCCTCGGGCGCGATGTACAAGCGCGAGGAGGACGGGATCGTGCTCGTCGACCAGGAGCGCTGCCGCGGCTGGCGCTACTGCGTCTCCGGCTGCCCGTACAAGAAGGTCTACTTCAACCACGGCACCGGCAAGGCCGAGAAGTGCACGCTCTGCTACCCGCGGATCGAGCAGGGTCAGCCGACGATCTGCTCGGAGACGTGCGTCGGGCGGATCCGCTACCTCGGGCTCGTGCTCTACGACGCCGACCGCGTCGAGGAGGCCGCCTCGGTCGCCGACGAGCGCGAGCTGCTGCACGCGCAGCGCGCGATCATGCTCGACCCCGACGACCCGGAGGTGCGCGCGCAGGCGCGCCGCGACGGGATCCCCGAGGACTGGCTGGACGCCGCCTCGCGCTCGCCGGTCTACACGCTCGCGATCCGCCACGGCGTCGCGCTGCCGTTGCACCCCGAGTACCGCACGCTGCCGATGGTCTGGTACGTGCCGCCGCTCTCCCCGATCGTCAACACGCTGGAGACCGACGGCTTCGAGGCCGACCCCGACGACGTCTTCCCCGCGATCGACCACATGCGGATCCCGACCGCGTACCTGGCGAACCTGCTCGCGGCCGGCGACACCGAGGTCGTCCGCGACGTGCTCCACCGGCTCGCCGCGATGCGCGCCTACATGCGCAAGCGCGACGTGCTCGGATCGGCCGAGGAGTCGATCGCCGAGGCGGTCGGGATGACGGGCGCGGACCTGGAGGAGCTGTACCGGCTGCTGGCGATCGCGAAGTACCACGACCGCTACGTGATCCCGCTCGCGCACACCGAGATCGCCGCCGCGCTGACCGAGCAGCAGGGCACCTGCGGGCTCGACTTCGCCGGCGGGCCGGGCAACTGCGGGGCGACGACTGCGGCGGCGGATCCCGAGGAGACGCCGATGGATCGCTTCATGCTGTCCGTGACGAAGGTCGACGGCGCCAGAGGAGCGACGCCGTGA